CACCCCCGGGGGCAGTCGATGATGACGGAGCTGGCCTGCCGCGCTGTGGCGAACGGAGCGCAACTCATCGTCGAGACCCATAGCGACCATGTGTTGAACGCGGTCCGTCTCGCCGTGAAGCGCGATCTGCTCTCCACCGGAGACGTCCGGCTCCACTACTTCGAGCAGACGAGGGAGGGCCCGCAGGTGCGGACTCCAGAACTGAAGGCGAACGGGGCCTTGACCGAGTGGCCGGACGGGTTCTTCGACGAATGGGATCGTTCGCTCGACGAGCTTCTGGACTAACGGAGACGACGCCGTGCCGATCCTGATCTGTCTAAACGAGCTCTCGTGCACGACGTCGAATCGTCGGCAGGACGTGGACGCGGCGATGGCCGAGCTCGTCGACGTAGTGCGCGAGATCAACAAACGCAGGCCGGGCGCCGCACTGGTGACTCCTGAGAGGCTGCCCGCTATCGAGCTTTGTCCTGGCTACCCGATGGCCAAGTGGGCAGCCGATACCCGCAATCTGGATCAATGGCGCTTCCTGAGGCGAAGACAGGACCGCTCGCCGGTCACCTTCGCCGACATCGTGCCGCCGGAGATCGCTTCCCGAGTCGACTATCGCCATCTCGGGCGCCCGGCCGCCGGACTGGCGGCTGCGGACATCAGCGACGGTATCGCTGTGAGTCTGCCGGTGGACGATGCCTGGACAGAATCGGGAGTGGAAGTCACCCGAATCGCGATCGATGAGCAGGAGAGCAGACTCACTGAAGACGCCGTACAGGTTCGGCATGCATCCCACTGTGACCATGTCTCCACACACCGAGACTGGTTGAGCACGGCTGGCGTCACCACGATTCTCACCGGTGACGATCTCTGGCGACTGCGCGCGGAGCACTTTCCCGATGTGGAGTTCCTGCCACGCGTCGAGGACGATCTCGCCAAGTTGGACCGTTGTTGGGTACACCCCGTCCGAACAGTGCTGGCCAAGGTTCAGCAGTCGGTCTCCGACTGGAATCCCGAGATCAGGCCGCAGCCAGCGTGGCAGACGTTCATCTCCCCAGAAGCCGAGCAGCGCAAGCGGCTCTGCTCTTTCACCGATGTCGACGGCACAAGCCAGGTCTTCGACCAGCATGCTCGATTCACTCCCGGCGCCGGAAGACTCCACTTCCGGCTGGTGGCCGAGAACCGGACCGCCCGCGTGGGCTACATCGGGAAAAAGCTCTGAGCCTCCAGTCCCGTCAGGCCTGACGCCTGCTCGTACCGCGTGATGACCGTGTCCGCAGGCGAACCGAACACTGTGAACGGCATCACGACAGAGGCTTCCGCGTCACTCGCGGAACCTGCTGAACCGGTGGTGCCCACCGTCGGCTCAGTCGAGCAGCGACTCGGTCCTCAGATCAGGGGCCACCGCCGCGATCCGATCGACGTCACGGTCCTTGTGCACCAGGATCGCCTCGGTCCGAATAGCGACCGACGCGATCAGGCAGTCGACCATCGATCGGATCGTATGCCCGAACCTCCGAACGTTCCGATACAGATCAGCCGCATAGTGAAAGTCGATCGCCGGATCGACGCCGAGCAGCCGCAGCCGATTGAGCACTGATGCGATGCGCAAGCCGCCGCAGGCCGTTCGCCCCGGCCCGCCGTTCCATCAGCACAGGATCAGTCGTGGCGATCTGGGCCGGCTCCGCCGCCGGTTCGGTGAACCGCTCGTGCGCGACGCCGGGGCGGTCGGTCAGGACATCGATCCACACTGAGCTGTCGATCAGACAGGCGTTATCAGTGTTCGGGCGCCTCGGCACGCATCTCGTCGAGATCGCCGTCCCATCCGACACCCCGTAGGGCGAGCAGTTCCTCGGTGGCGATCCTCGGCTCGACCAGTCGCCGCAGCGCCAGATCCACTGCTTCGCGTTTCGTGGCGACGTTGTGCCGTCTCATCGCCTCGGCAACCGGTTCGTCGTCAAGATCGAGGTAGGTGCGGCTCATACGCCGACACTGCACCGCTGGGACGTTTCAGACCAGACCGAAGCGATCAATCGGTCACTCCCCCGACGCCAGCTCCAGCGAGAAGGACAGCAGGCTGATCCCCGCCTCGCTGAAGTCCCTGGCGGGCAGCCGGGTGAAACCGGATCGTTGGTAGAGGCGATGGGCAGCCTGCATCCGCTCCTGGCTGCACAGCACGACGCGCGTCATGCCCCGCTGCCGGGCGAGCGAACGGACCTCGGCCATCAGGCGATGACCCACTCCCCTGCCTCGGGCCGCAGGCGCCACCGCGAGCATCCGTACCTCGAGTTCACCGTCGCGGGCAAGTTCGGCATAGGTGCTGCCCGCCGGGCAGACCGTGACGGCGCCGAGCACCGTGCCCAGGTCGTCGACGGCCACGAAGACCTCCGCCTCGCGGTCTCGGGTGGCCACGTCGAGCAGGGTGGCCGCGTAGTCCTCGTCACCCACGAGGAAGCCGTCCGCGCGGTAGGCGGCGACGGTCAACTCGCCGATCGCGGCGTACTCATCGGCGACGGCCCGGCGTAAGACGAGATCCAGGCCTGTCCTGAGCATCATTCCGCGCCTCCGTCTTCGGTCGTGGCCGCAGGCGAGGCATCCTCGGCCGCACCGGAGGGCTGCCCACCGGCCTGAGTATCGGCCGACTCTACTGTCGCGGCGATCTTCGCACCCTTGCCCGCACGTTTCGCGCCTGCCCGCTTCTTCGCCGGGCCCGACGACTCGCCGCCTGCCGCCTCGGCCGCCGCATCCGCCTCGGACTCCTCCTGCGCAGGCCGTTCGGCCAGCGGACCGGCCGCCGCAGGCCCGTCCGTCAACAGCACGCGGAAGCCCGCCTCGTCCAGCACCGGGACGCCGAGCTGCATCGCCTTGTCGTACTTCGAGCCGGGGGCCTCGCCGACGACCACGAAGGCGGTCTTCTTGGAGACCGCGCTGGCGGGCCTGCCGCCGCGCACCATCACGGCCTCCTTCGCCTCGTCACGAGAAAAGCCCTCCAACGAGCCGGTGACCACGATGGACAGGCCCTCCAGCGTGCGGGGGACCGAGTCGTACTGCTCGTCCACCATGCGCACGCCCGCCCGACGCCATTTGTCGACCACCTCGCGGTGCCAGTCGACGGCGAACCACTCGCGCACGGCGGTCGCGATGGTGGGGCCGACGCCGTCGGCCGCCGCCAGCTCGGCCTCGTCGGCGTCGTCGATCCGCTCCAGCGAGCCGAACTCCCTGGCCAGGGCGCGGGCCGCCGTCGGTCCGACGTGGCGGATCGACAGTCCCACCAGCACCCGCCACAGCGGCTGCTCCTTCGCGGCGGCCAGATTGCGGATCAGCTTCCGACCGTTGGCCGACAGCTCGCCCGCCTTGGTGCGGAACAGCTCCGCCTGGTGCAGGGTGTCCTCGGTCAGTTCGAAGACGTCACCCTCGTCGGTGATCACCCGCGAGGTCAGCAGGGCCGAGGCCGCCTCGTAGCCGAGGACCTCGATGTCGAAGGCGCCCCGGCCGGCCAGGTGGAACAACCGCTCCCTGAGCTGCGCGGGGCAGGACCGCGCGTTCGGACAGCGGATGTCGACGTCGCCCTCCTTCTCCCGCCGCAGCTCGGTGCCGCACTCCGGGCAGTGCGTCGGCATCACGAACTCCCGTTCGGAGCCGTCCCTGGCGTCCACCACCGGTCCGAGCACCTCGGGGATGACGTCGCCTGCCTTGCGGATCACCACGCGGTCGCCGATGAGCACTCCCTTGCGCCGGACCTCGTCGCCGTTGTGCAGGGTGGCCATCGCCACGGTGGAACCCGCCACCTTCACCGGCTCCATCACCGCGAACGGCGTTACCCGCCCGGTGCGACCCACGTTGACCTGGATGTCCCGCAGCTCGGTGGTGGCCTCCTCCGGCGGGTACTTGTAGGCGATCGCCCAGCGCGGCGCCCGCGAGGTGGTGCCCAGCCTGCGTTGCAGCGGCACCTCGTCGACCTTGAACACCACGCCGTCGATCTCGTGCTCGGCGTCGTGCCGATGTTCGCCCCAGTAGGCGATGTGCTCTCGAAGCTCCGTCAGCGAGCCGAGGACCTTGGTGTGGCCGGAGACGGGCAGCCCCCACGCGCGCAACGCGGCGTAGGCCTCCGACTGACGCGCCGCCTGGAAGCCGGTCCGCCTGCCCAGCCCGTGGCAGATGAGCCGCAGCGGACGGGTGGCCGTCACCCGAGGGTCCTTCTGTCGCAGCGAGCCCGCCGCCGCATTGCGCGGGTTGGCGAAGGGAGCCCGGCCGGCGGCGACCAGGCCCGCGTTCAGCTCGGTGAACTCCTCCAGCACGAAGAACACCTCGCCGCGCACCTCGACGAGTTCGGGAATCGGGAACTCCTCGGTGCCGTGCAGCCGCTCCGGCACATCGTCCATGGTGCGGATGTTCAGCGTGACGTCTTCACCGGTCCGACCGTCTCCCCTGGTCAGCGCCCTGGTCAGTCGGCCGTTCTCGTACAGCAGGTTGATGGCCAGCCCATCGATCTTGAGTTCGCTGAGGTAGTGGGCCTCGGTGCCGACCTCGCGTTCCACCCGGTCGACCCAGGAGGCCAGCTCCTCGTCCTCGAAGGCGTTGTCGAGGCTGAGCATCCGCTCCAGGTGGTCGACGGCGTTGAACTCGGTGGAGAAGGTGCCGCCCACCCGCTGCGTCGGGGAGTCCGGGGTCGCGAGACCGGGGTACTGCCGTTCCAGCTCGGCAAGCTCGCCGAGGAGGCGGTCGAACTCGCCGTCGGAGATCGTGGGCGCGTCCCGCACGTAGTAGCGGAACTGATGTCCCGTGACCTCCTCGGCGAGTCGGTCGTGTCTCTCCCTCGCCTGCGCGGGCACGTCCTCGACGCTCTGAGCCTGGGTCGAGGCGGCCGTCTCCTCGGCTGATTCGCTGGTCACGGGGGCAGGCTAGTCGCGACCACCGACGCGCGAGGCCGCAGCCCGCCGAGCTCACACCCGGAAGTGTGCAGGCGCGTCCCCGTCCATCCGGCGAAGGCTTTCGTGCGAGCCGGGGAAAGGGCTCGGTGAAGGCACCGAAGGCGCCGAGAAGGCTGACGAGTCGACCCGGACGAAACAGAATGAAAGAGGCGAGGTGGAGCTCGACCCGGCATTCTGATCGAATGGACGGCACATTACTCAACATCCTCCTCATCCTGGTGTTCATCCTCATCGGCGGCTTCTTCGCGGCATCGGAGATCGCACTCGTCTCGCTGCGGGGCAGCCAGGTCCGAGCGATGGCGGGCAAGGGTCGGAGAGGCGAGAAGGTCGCCAAGCTGCACGGCGACTCAAACCGCTTCCTGTCCTCGGTGCAGATCGGCGTCACGATCGCGGGCTTCTTCGCCTCCGCGTTCGGCGGCGCGACGCTGGCCGTCGAGCTCCAGCCCGTCCTGGTGGGCTGGGGCGTGCCGGAGGGGCTGTCCAGCACGTTGTCGCTGGTGTTGATCACCATCGTCATCTCGTACTTCTCCCTGGTCCTCGGCGAGCTCGTGCCTAAACGCCTGGCCCTGCAGAAGTCCGAGGGCGTGTCGCTGTTCGTGGCGCCGGTGCTGGACCGCATCGCCGGAATCACCCGACCGGTGATCTGGCTGCTGTCCCACTCGACGAACCTCGTCGTCCGGCTGTTCGGCCTGGACCCTCGTCAGCAGAACGAGGAGGTCACCGAGGAGGAGCTTCGCGAGATGGTGAGCACGCACCGGCAGCTCAGCGCCGAGGAGCGGCGCGTGCTGGTGGACGTGTTCGAAGCGACCGACCGCACCGTCAACCAGGTCATGGTGCCCAGGACCGAGGTCACCTTCCTCGAAGCCACCGTGCCGCTGATCGAGGCGGCCGGGGAGATCATCGACCAGCCGCATTCCCGGTATCCCGTGATCGGCGAGTCCGCCGACGACGTCCTGGGCTTCGTCCATGTCCGCGACGTCCTCACCGCCGTCCAGCGGGGCGCCGACGGGCTGCGGGTCGGGGACGTCGTCCGGGAGATCGCGCTGCTGCCCGGCAGCAAGGAACTGCTGCCCGCCCTGTCTCAGCTGCGGCGTTCCGGATCGCATCTGGCCGTGGTCGTCGACGAGTACGGCGGCACCGACGGCATCGTCACCCTGGAGGACCTGGTCGAGGAGCTGGTGGGCGAGATCCAGGACGAGTACGACCCCGAGCTGCGGCCAGGAGCGCAGGCCAGGGCCGGGGTGATCGAGGTCGACGGAATGCTGCGTCACGACGAGGTGCTGGAGAGTGCGGGCCTCACGCTGCCGGAGGGGCCCTACTCCACCCTCGCGGGCTTCCTGCTGTTCCGACTCGGTCGGATTCCCGCGCCGGGCGATTCGATGGAGGCGCTGGAACGGCGTTTCGTCGTCACCGAGATGGACGGCAGGCGGATCACCAGAATCCGGATCGAGCCGATTCCCGGCCGCACCGGCGGGCCTGCGGCCGACGGCACCTCGGGCGGGGCGGACCCCACGGGCACCGCGCGCAACCGCCGTCCCGCCGACGACTGACCCACCCCCGACCGCGTCACCGCCTGACCGCGCTGCGCGGGCCGCTGTCGCGACGAGCAGGCGGCCCGCCCCGGGGCGTCCGTCCCTGGCGCGAGCCCGCCTGCACGACGAACGAATCAGGGCGAGTCACGCGATCCGTCTCCGGGCGGCCCGCCCGTGCTCGGTCCAGGACGACACCCGACTCACGGGCGGCCGGCAGGCGAACGACACCGCACTCGGGAACGGAGATTCGCCGGGCAGGCGGACGGACCGGGGCGGTTCAGCTCCTGGGGTCGTCCTTCTCGCTCGTCGCCGAGCCGCCTGCGAGATCCGCCGGACCAGCATCGTCGATGCCGGTCCCGCCGCCCGTCCGCTCGGCCGAGTCCGCACCGCCCGACACCGGGTCACCCGGCGCCAGGCCGTCCAGGACCGGGCCGGCCGTCGACGAGCCGTCGGCGCCCTCGGTCGCCTGCGCGGCAGCGCCGACGTCGCCGGTCCGCTCCCCCGTCGTGGCGTCCGCCGCGTCCGGCGCAGGCTGCGACTCGGGCGAGTCTGCCTGGCCCTCGCCTGCCGCAGGCCCCGCCGCCTCGGCGGACGCCTCCGCCTGAGGTCGCAGGGCCTCGTCCAGCTCCTCGACCAGGGTCCGCAGCTCCAGCAGGCCGATCGCCCCGCTGGGCTCCTGCTCGGCGGTCTCCACCCGGCCGAGTCGATCGCCCGCCAGCCGTTCGCCGAGGGTGGCATCCAGCGGCAAAAACGTCATCGCCGCCTTCGCCGCGTCCGCGAGCTCCGACATCAGCGGATGGAAGACGGCGACGTCCACCAGGCCCGCCTCCTCGTCCACGAGTGCGGCCACCCGGACCTGGGCCAGCGGCAGTCGATGCTCGCCGAGGTTGACCGTGACGCCGTTGGGGTCGGGAACCGGCGGCACCGAGTCGTGGTACTCCCAGATGGTGTCGTCCGAGGGCGCGGCGGCCTTCCACGCGTCGGTGTACGGCCGCAGCGCCGTGTCGCCCTGGGCGCTGATCACCAGCGCGTAGACGGCACGGTGTCCGCGTTCGAGGGAGAAGTGCAGATCGGGGTGCAGCGCGACGACCGACGCGCAGAGCTGGTTCTCGATGCGATCCGGCTCTCCGTCGCCGAGAGCGGCACTGACCTCAGGGAGCAGCAGCTCCCAGCGGGCCCAGAACTCCGCCGCCGCGCGTCCGGCGTCGCCCTCGGCGGGCGGCTCCTGGGCGAGGGGGGCCTCCGACTCGGTTCGCGCCGGCCAGAGCCGACGAAGGAATCTCTTCACAGTGCCCATTGTGCTGTCCGTTCCCGATCGCTCGCGCGATCACCAGTCCTCCGGCGGCTCGACGAACACTCGACCCAAATCCACCAGGGTGTTCATCGCCTTCCGGGTCCATTCCGGGGTCGCCCCGGCGAACCCGCACGACGGTGTCGGCACCGCCTGTGTGGCCAGCAGCGACCGGGGGAAGCCAAGCCGATCCACCAGCTCCAGGGCAGGCCTGGCCGCCTCGCGCAGGGTCGGGGGGCGAGTCGGCTCGGTCCCCGGCACGAGTCCCAGGAGCAGCGTCGCACCGGAGTCCCACAGCTCGCCGATCGTGTCCAGGGCCGTGGTCGACTCCGTCGCAGGCAGCGTGAGGTCGATTCCGAGGGCGTCGGCGCCCGCGCCCCGCAACACGGCCAGCGGTGCGTCCGGCGCGCAGCAGTGCAGCAGGACGGGAGATCCGGTGGCCTTCCGCGCGGCCTCGACCACCCCGGCGAGCACGTTCTGCGCCTCGGGCGCTGCGACGGCGGGCACCATGCTCAGGCCCGACGGTGTCGGCAGCAGCCCGGCGATCACCGCAGGCAGGCTGGGCTCGTCGATCTGGACGACGATCTGCGCCCCGGTGCGGTCGGCCAGCTCACGGACGTGCGCGGCGAGGCCCTCCACCTGCGACTCGACCAGGTCACGCAGCGCGCCTGCGTCGGTGAGAAGGCGATGACCTCGCGGCAGCTCCACGCTCGCGCCGAAGGTCCACGGCCCGGCGAGCTGCACCTTGAGGCGGGCAGGCCGGACACCCGTCTCCTGAAGCACGGCGTCGAGCGCGTCGAGGTCCATGCGCATCAGGTCGTGTGCCCGACGCTGGTCGAGGCCGGGGCGGGCGGCGAGCCGATAACCGGAGGGGACCACCTCGACCGGCATGGCGACCAGCAGCGCCGCCGTCCGGCCCAGCAGGTCGGCGCCGACGCCACGGGCAGGGAGCTCCGGAAGGTACGGCAGGTCCGGAAGCTCGCCGAGCACGATCCGGGCGGCCTCCACGGCGTTCGTCCCCGGCATCGAGCCGATCGCGGTGGCGGTGCCTGCGGGCCACGGTGTCTTGGTCACGATCACTGCCTACCACCTCGGCCGATGTCGCCCTTCGCGGGCCGGCACCCAGCCGGGGAGGCAACCCGACTGGGCCGGTCCGTTCAGCCGACTCCGCCAGGTGGTCTAGACCCATTGACGAAGATCACCAGGCGGCCTAGCGTTCTCGCACCCGGGCGTCCGCGAACCGCCGAACGGATCGCCGACGGCCCGCCCGCCGACGTCCCCGTTGCGGGACGACGAGCGGACGCGGGGCGGCGCCGCGCCGCGTCGTCCCGCGTCCGCCTCCGGCAGTCCTGGCGCGAAACGGAGCAGCGTTCGCATCCCGGGGGTGGCTCGGGCACCGGAGCGGCCCAACGACGCGGATGTCTCGACCGCCGAACAGACCCCCGGCGGGCAGCCCCACCGGACAGGCCGCGAGGCGACACAGTCCGACGCCGACACCGACGTCCGGCGTGGGAGATCCCGAGCGGGCGACCGGCCCGACGGTCACTCTCGTTCACCCTCTCGATTGAGCATCACTCGATTTCCGAGTGTTCTTCCGGTTCGCCTGAGTCGCCGTCGCTGCCGGTGGCCACCGCCGCAGGCCGACTCACTCACGGGGGTGAGCGACGGCCGACGGGGAGCAGGCCGAACCGCCGACGCGAGGGCGCCGGCCGCGTGGGCCGGCCGGACCGGGATGGCACAGTGGTACGGGTGACTCTCAGCGTCTCGCCCACGACCCAGACAGCCGAACTCGCTCGCGAGGCCGTCCGAGAAGCCTCGGACCGAATCCGGCCACACGCGCGCCGCACTCCGATCATGCGGGTCGAACTCGACGGCAGGCCGCTGGTGCTGAAGCTGGAACACCTGCAGAAGACCGGGTCGTTCAAGCTGCGCGGCGCGTTGAACGCCATGCTCAGCGGCGAGCGCCCCGCCAGGGTCGTCACCGCGTCGGGCGGCAATCACGGCCTCGGCGTCGCCATGGCCGCGCGGCTGGCAGAGCTGCCCGCCGACGTCTACGTGCCGGAGACGGTGCCCGCAGGCAAGGCCCGCCGCATCGAGGCGCTGGGCGCCCGACTCGTCCGGCTCGGCCCGTCCTATGCCGATGCCGCCCGCGCCGCCCAGCAGGCCGCTGCCGAGTCCGGCGCGCGGTACGTGCCCGCCTTCGACGACCCGGCCGTGGTCGCGGGGCAGGGCACCGTCGCGCTGGAGATCGTCGAGGACGCGCCGGAGGTGGACGTCATCGCCGTCGCGGCGGGCGGCGGCGGACTCGCGGCGGGGACGGTGTCGGCGGTGGCGCCCGACCGCCGCACAGTGGCGGTGGAACCGGACGGCTGCTGTTCCGTGCATCGCGCGATCGAGGAGGGCAGGCCGGTGGACGCCGAGGTGGACTCGGTGGCCGCCTCCGGCCTCGGCGCCTCTCGGATCGGCGCGGTGCCCTTCGCGGTGCTCAGCGAATTGGGCCGAGCCGGGGCACTGCGCTGCGAGCTGGTCACGGACGAACAGATCCTCGCCGCGCGGGACCGGCTCTGGGAGGAGTTCCGCATCGCCGTGGAGCCTGCCGCCGCCGCGCCCTTCGCCGCCTGGCAGGCGGGGCTGGTGCCCGGTGAGCACCCGGCCGTGGTGCTCTGCGGCGCGAACACCGACTGGTCGCCTGCCTGAGCCCGAGCTGCCCGGCCGGTACTGCCCGGCCCGTGCTGCCTGCCGAGCCGACAGCCCGCGCCCGGCCTCTCGGCGAACGGCCTTCACCGGCTGCCCGCATCGGACGGATTCGGGCCGACCCCCGTCGAGCCGAGCCCCGTCGAGGCGAAGCCGAACCGCAGCACGCCGCCGACCGCCCCCGGGTCAGGCGGTGCGCTTGCGCCCGGTGGTCTTGCGCCGGGGGGACCGTGCCTTGTCGCCCTGCGCGGTCTTGGACTCGGTGTCGGCCGAATCGGCCCTAGCGCCGCTCGCGCTCTTCGACTTCGCCGAACCCGTCTTGGACCGGCCGCCCGACTCGGCCTTCGCCGTCGTCCTCCCACCGCCTGCGGGCTGCTTCGGCGCGGTCGTGCGGCGGCGGGCGGGCTTCTTCTCCGCCGCAGGCTCGTCCCCGGTCTTGGTCTGGGCGATGCTGCGCTCC
The Actinoalloteichus fjordicus DNA segment above includes these coding regions:
- a CDS encoding PIN domain-containing protein encodes the protein MLNRLRLLGVDPAIDFHYAADLYRNVRRFGHTIRSMVDCLIASVAIRTEAILVHKDRDVDRIAAVAPDLRTESLLD
- a CDS encoding type II toxin-antitoxin system VapB family antitoxin; this translates as MSRTYLDLDDEPVAEAMRRHNVATKREAVDLALRRLVEPRIATEELLALRGVGWDGDLDEMRAEAPEH
- a CDS encoding GNAT family N-acetyltransferase, translated to MMLRTGLDLVLRRAVADEYAAIGELTVAAYRADGFLVGDEDYAATLLDVATRDREAEVFVAVDDLGTVLGAVTVCPAGSTYAELARDGELEVRMLAVAPAARGRGVGHRLMAEVRSLARQRGMTRVVLCSQERMQAAHRLYQRSGFTRLPARDFSEAGISLLSFSLELASGE
- the ligA gene encoding NAD-dependent DNA ligase LigA, which produces MTSESAEETAASTQAQSVEDVPAQARERHDRLAEEVTGHQFRYYVRDAPTISDGEFDRLLGELAELERQYPGLATPDSPTQRVGGTFSTEFNAVDHLERMLSLDNAFEDEELASWVDRVEREVGTEAHYLSELKIDGLAINLLYENGRLTRALTRGDGRTGEDVTLNIRTMDDVPERLHGTEEFPIPELVEVRGEVFFVLEEFTELNAGLVAAGRAPFANPRNAAAGSLRQKDPRVTATRPLRLICHGLGRRTGFQAARQSEAYAALRAWGLPVSGHTKVLGSLTELREHIAYWGEHRHDAEHEIDGVVFKVDEVPLQRRLGTTSRAPRWAIAYKYPPEEATTELRDIQVNVGRTGRVTPFAVMEPVKVAGSTVAMATLHNGDEVRRKGVLIGDRVVIRKAGDVIPEVLGPVVDARDGSEREFVMPTHCPECGTELRREKEGDVDIRCPNARSCPAQLRERLFHLAGRGAFDIEVLGYEAASALLTSRVITDEGDVFELTEDTLHQAELFRTKAGELSANGRKLIRNLAAAKEQPLWRVLVGLSIRHVGPTAARALAREFGSLERIDDADEAELAAADGVGPTIATAVREWFAVDWHREVVDKWRRAGVRMVDEQYDSVPRTLEGLSIVVTGSLEGFSRDEAKEAVMVRGGRPASAVSKKTAFVVVGEAPGSKYDKAMQLGVPVLDEAGFRVLLTDGPAAAGPLAERPAQEESEADAAAEAAGGESSGPAKKRAGAKRAGKGAKIAATVESADTQAGGQPSGAAEDASPAATTEDGGAE
- a CDS encoding hemolysin family protein, which codes for MDGTLLNILLILVFILIGGFFAASEIALVSLRGSQVRAMAGKGRRGEKVAKLHGDSNRFLSSVQIGVTIAGFFASAFGGATLAVELQPVLVGWGVPEGLSSTLSLVLITIVISYFSLVLGELVPKRLALQKSEGVSLFVAPVLDRIAGITRPVIWLLSHSTNLVVRLFGLDPRQQNEEVTEEELREMVSTHRQLSAEERRVLVDVFEATDRTVNQVMVPRTEVTFLEATVPLIEAAGEIIDQPHSRYPVIGESADDVLGFVHVRDVLTAVQRGADGLRVGDVVREIALLPGSKELLPALSQLRRSGSHLAVVVDEYGGTDGIVTLEDLVEELVGEIQDEYDPELRPGAQARAGVIEVDGMLRHDEVLESAGLTLPEGPYSTLAGFLLFRLGRIPAPGDSMEALERRFVVTEMDGRRITRIRIEPIPGRTGGPAADGTSGGADPTGTARNRRPADD
- a CDS encoding methionine synthase, whose translation is MTKTPWPAGTATAIGSMPGTNAVEAARIVLGELPDLPYLPELPARGVGADLLGRTAALLVAMPVEVVPSGYRLAARPGLDQRRAHDLMRMDLDALDAVLQETGVRPARLKVQLAGPWTFGASVELPRGHRLLTDAGALRDLVESQVEGLAAHVRELADRTGAQIVVQIDEPSLPAVIAGLLPTPSGLSMVPAVAAPEAQNVLAGVVEAARKATGSPVLLHCCAPDAPLAVLRGAGADALGIDLTLPATESTTALDTIGELWDSGATLLLGLVPGTEPTRPPTLREAARPALELVDRLGFPRSLLATQAVPTPSCGFAGATPEWTRKAMNTLVDLGRVFVEPPEDW
- a CDS encoding serine/threonine dehydratase, encoding MTLSVSPTTQTAELAREAVREASDRIRPHARRTPIMRVELDGRPLVLKLEHLQKTGSFKLRGALNAMLSGERPARVVTASGGNHGLGVAMAARLAELPADVYVPETVPAGKARRIEALGARLVRLGPSYADAARAAQQAAAESGARYVPAFDDPAVVAGQGTVALEIVEDAPEVDVIAVAAGGGGLAAGTVSAVAPDRRTVAVEPDGCCSVHRAIEEGRPVDAEVDSVAASGLGASRIGAVPFAVLSELGRAGALRCELVTDEQILAARDRLWEEFRIAVEPAAAAPFAAWQAGLVPGEHPAVVLCGANTDWSPA